One Rhinolophus ferrumequinum isolate MPI-CBG mRhiFer1 chromosome 10, mRhiFer1_v1.p, whole genome shotgun sequence genomic window, CTTCTGGGCCATGACCCCGGATCTTCCTGAGGATTTTAGGTCACAGCCATCATGGTAAGTTCAGATGCCTGTAACAAAGATATCAAGGTGGGGATGATCAAGGATGGGACCGAGAAAAGGGTTAAATAATCTTAAATTAGGGATATATTTACTGCATCCACCCTTGTTTTCCCAAGTTCTTTGGGGGCATTCATTATCCCTAGCAATAAGCCAATACTACACTAACCACAACATTGCTCCCTACCCCCTCCTCCAAATCCCCTTAGGTTTTCTTCTTCCCCAGAAAGATACAACCCTGAATCAGGAAAAGAGGGAGGTACGGCAAAGGGTGTGGTCCTGGGGTCACTCTTGGAAATACGGAGAAACGACAGGAAAGGGGGGCCACACGCTGCCATAAAAGGGTGGGGACCGTGCGGCCCTCAAGGAAAACGTGGGGCAGAGGTTGGGGTTGCCCCTGAGACAGACACCCAGGGCTGGATAGAAGGGGTGAAGGTGACGTACCGAACAGCGGCGGTAACTCCTCCCCCTTGAGCAGCTGGGCCCAGGGCCAGGGGGAGCTACGAGAGCAGCTCCCCCGGCTCCGCCTCCCGCTCACGCTCTGCTTCCGCCTTCCGTCCCCGCTGCGGCCGCCGACCTGCGCCCACTTCCACTTCCGGGGTCACCagggaagagacaggaaggaaaaaaaagcggTTGGCGGAGGCGCGAGCCAGTGTAGCGAGCGCTGAGTCAAATCAAAGGAGGCGGTCCTGGAGACCACTGGCCCCGCCCCTTAAAGGGCCCTCTGCTGCCGCCCACTGTTTGCTGGAGTGGGATTCTTGCACCGCTGGAAGTGAAGCAAACGGGAACTGCACCAGTGCCTGCGGACTGGGGACAGATTCTCAGGGTTCCTCTGGCTGGATTCTTGGGCTTTGCCGAGACTGGGAGGACAGCCACCGAGCCACAGTCTGTTTTCCTTGCAGACAAAACCCGGGAGCGTAGAAGGGCCTCCTCCCTGATCCCTTTCCTGCTGGCTGTAGCAAGAACAGAGGCCCTTTTGTATCATGCGGAGGTGGAGCGAGGGGAGCACGCCCCGGGCTAGCCTCCACCCTGGCCCCCCTAACGCAGACCCTTCTTTCCCGGCAATCCTCGGCCTCCCCAGCTCCTGACCCAGCTGGCGAACTGCCCCGTAGAACTAACTAACTACAGCTCCCACGGCCCGGATCCGCCCCTCTGGACTCAGTTCCCAGGCCCGGTCACCTAGCCGGGCCCGGGATTTGGGAGCGTAGCTCCACTAGGTTCAGGACCTGAGCAGTGTGccgaaaaaacacacacactgcacTCATCTGCATGCTGCTTTACATCTCATTTGCATACCGAGCTGTTCGGTCGACGTCGACACGCGCCCCCGCCCCCACGCAGCCCCTGCTCGGGTCCCCCTCTCTGTCGGTCCCTTCCTCTGCACACGCCTCTCTCGTTAGTCCCCCTTCCAGATTCCGTCTTGTTCCGCAAGTTTGTCCACCCATGAACCCCTCGCCGGCGCCCCCAGAGCAGTAAGAGCCCCTTCCCCGAATCCCCAGTTCCGACCATCAGGTTCTCCAGAAGACAATACTCCAATTCTCTGGGAAGTGGAAGAAACCAAGCCGGACCTAGGGGGGCGTTGGAACCCCAGTTGGAGCTTTGCGAGCTCCCTCCCAGTCGTCGAGTCATCGCCTAAGTATTCAGAGGCTTTCTCCAAACCTCTTGCTGTGCCCCCAGAACCCTTCCCTCCGATGGTTAGAGGGTCTCTGGTCCCAGCTTAGAGCAGTAGGCGAACTGGGTCCCCCACACACAGGGGAAAGAGTTGGAGGGGCCCGCCCCGTGAtgtcaccccccacacacacaccctgtccccttcctccaccccccaaGCTGGTTGCATTTAGCTCACGGGGCTTGGGCTACGACTTGCAAGAGTTTAGGGGCAACGTACAGAGTGGCCCTGGGGGTACCCACGCTGGACAGCCACCCCGACTCCTAGGACCTCCGGGCAGGGATGCAGCTGGGGGTCTAGGGAAGCACTTCTACCCCCTTCCTCTCCTCAGCCCTGGCAGGGTGGTGAGTAGTTAACACCCCCTCCCCAACCTTCCCTTGTTTAGGGTCCCCAGACTTCCAAGAGGATTGAGGAGAGGAGCCCCAGGGATTCTCCAAGCCAACCTTCCAGCCTGTTAGGATCTCGATGTCCAAAAGAAGACAGCTGAAAGAAAGTGCTTGCATCCGCCCTACCCCACTCCCACAGTGTCCTCAATGCCAGCCCCTCTTTGGTGTTCTCCTCCTTTCAGGAACTGAATTCAAATCCCACTGGCAGCCCTGACACCCCTGGGAAAAGGGCGGGGTAGAAAAAGTCCTACCAGTGTCCTGAGGGGAGGAGCAAGAGGCTACCAGGATGTGAGATGTCTGTGGGCAAGGTGCCTGCTTATTATGAGGGGTCAATGGAGTAGGTCTGTGGCTGGatgccccttcccccaataaCTCCATCCCCGCGTGAAGCTGAGGCTTCAAAACTCTTGACAAATGTGGGTGACTGTGCCTACTTGATTCCTTGTCTTAAACTCTTTTGGTAtcttctttccccctttccttccctgggGATGGAGCAGCTGTCGGGAGACCCCACCATGACTTGTtctcctcattctctttctcctccttcgccccccctcccccgccccccccccgctaTTAACCCCACCCTTCCGGGTCCATTGGGGTAGTATTGGGTCCCAGCTGCAGATAGAGCAAGCTTTCTTTTCAGCTGAAACAGGCTGCTGGGCCCTTAAACCCCAGTCCCACTAGTGCCCTGGACCCTTCCCTCCACAGACCTAGGATTTCCtactcctcccttcccaccctgGAAAGCTAGGGGACAAAGTCTCCTTaccttttaagattttcatttaagttttactTAGTGTCCTTGTTTCAGAGGGCAAAGAGACAGCTGACTCCCCTTCACCCAATCTCATAGATTTCTTCAGTTACCCCAGCAAGGCCATGCTCACTCCTGAAATTGgcctttcttcaaaaaaaaaaaaaaaatagcggTACAGAGTCCTCAAGATTCATGGGCACCTAAGTTCCTGCCCCCTACCCCCTTGCAGGTTTCCCAACCCCCTCAAGACATTCGTGGATGGATGAGAGGAGCTGACACTGACCTTCCCCTCTGTGACCACCTTCTCATCGGCCATGGAGGAAGCCTTGCTGCCCCTGGCCATGACCTCTGACCCCAGGCCCTTTAATCAACAACTCCCAGAGCCTCCAGACCCAAGATGTGTCTTGGAACCCCAGGACAATCCTGAATTGGCACCTGCCCTGGTGTGTGCTCTTTGCTGCTGCTTTGGAATCATCTACTGCTGCTTCGGTGAGGGCAGGGCCACGGTGTTGGGGGGCAGCTGCCCAAGACTGTCACCCTCAAGTATGATGTTCactttttcctttgctcttggGCCACTTCTACTCCTCTATCAGGGGATGCCTACCTTCAGTATGGCCCACACTGCTCCTGCCAGTTCGTCTTGTCCATCCACGCCTCTGCCCTCCAGCTCTGACCCCTGGCACTTTCACTTGCCTTCCCCTTCCATCCTACCTCAAAATTCTATTCCCAAATTATCATCTGTGCCTAAGGCTTCTTCACCCTTGCCCAATAACCTAAAGCAGCATACGCTGATTTCTTCCCATCTTCCATCCCTGGAAGGACTAGACCTTCTTTCTATACTTACTTCCCTTAATGCATCCATCTTACCTCCGGATTTTCCTCCCTATCCCCTCACGTTCCTGAGAAGTCTGCCCTCCGTGAGATGATCACTTTCTGCTCCTGCCTGAAGGTCCCTGGGTGTGCTGCTCCTCTGCTTAGCCATTCCTCTCCCTTCTAATTCATCAGCGCCATCCCTATAGACCCACCCCCTCTTCTGTCTCTCAgtgcctcctgcctcccttcccaggCTACCGCTGCTTCAAGGCAGTGATGTTTCTCTCGGGCCTACTATCAGGAGCTCTGGTGATCTTCCTGCTATGCCACAAGGAGCGAGTGCTAGAAACACAGCTGAGCCTGGAGGTGAGCGCGGGCATTGCGCTAGGCATCGGACTCCTCTGCGGCCTGGTCACCATGCTGGTTCGCAGTGTTGGGCTCTTCCTGACTGGTCTCCTGTTAGGCCTAACCCTGGGCGCTGGGGCCCTGCTGAGCACCGAACCCATCTACCAACCTCCTTCAGCCTGGGTGCCGGCCGGGGGACTGGTGGGGCTGGCACTGCTGGGAGCTCTGCTTACGCTTCAGTGGCCACGTCCATTCACAGTTCTGGGTACAGCCCTGCTGGGTGCGGCGGTGCTGGTGGCCTGTGCTGACTACTTCCTGGAAGGGCTGGCACTGGGCAGTCGGTTGGGCCAACGTTTGCAGGCACTTCCAGCCTTGCCTCCTCTCTGCTGGTATAGCTGGGTCTTGCTGGGGACCTGGCCAGCCCTGGGGGCCCTTGGGGCTCTGGCCCAATGGAAGCTCATGGATGAGGAACATGGAGGCCACGCCAATGGTGAGTTAGTGCCATGGTACAGAAGCAGCTAGCCTGTGCCTTGTCGTGTCCCTGGTTTCCAGACttgaggaggggaagggagaaaatacacttgaggaaagaagccagaggtGTCTAAGGTGACTGGGGGACAGTATTGAAAGGAAGTTAGAGTTGGAGGAGCCAAAGGTCTGGgtaagaatgagaagagaaattgTCAGGAGGAGCAGAGAAGAGTTATTGGGAACTGttatggaagaagagaaagatctCAGGGAACGCCAGGAAGAGAGACTAGGAAGATTCCAAAGAGGGGTTTTTTTAAGAAGAACTGGGGGGAAGATGAGGTTTGATAGAGCCAAAACAGGGAAATCAAATGGGTTTTTCTAGAGTGTGAGTGTGTTTAGGGGTGGGATTTGAGCTCTAAAGAGGCCTCCCTGAGTCTGTGTTGCCTCCTCCCAAGTAGTGGTCTTGAGCCACCAGCGAAGGCATCTCCAACTCCTGCGGATCCGTCAGCAAGAGGCCAAGTGGCATCGGACCTCTCCTGGGGTGGGGCTCTGCGAGGGCAGCTACCGGCGACAGCTTTCCCCCAACGCCCGGAACCCTGCTGATGGTCTGGCTCCAGTGAGTGGCCGAGGGGAACACTctggggaggtggggcagagggcaCATGGGGGTGGTCGGAATGGGAGGGGAACTCTGACTCAGGCCCTTCCTTGCCCCCCCTGCCCTGTGTCCCTCCAGAGTTATCTCCAGAGCCTTCGAGAGCACCAACTGGGATCAGGCAGCCAAGCCACAGCCCCCCACACCGTCCTGGACCTGGATTCTGACTGTGGTTCCACTGTACCCCTCACCACACCTTTTGGTTCCACCCAGACCTGAGCCTAAACCTCCACAGATGCCCCCACCCCTAGCAACACAAGGTCTGAGAACACAAGGTGGGCAGGGCCTGAGCCCACGGGACCAGCACACAAACTTCCCCACCTCTTGGACTTGGGGATAGAATCTGTGTTCCAACCTAGACTGGCCCTGTAGGGATAGGTTTCAGGGACAGATAGAGAGGAATcttgtggggaggggagagaaatgtAAGTATGAGTAGCTACTAGCTACCTCTGCCTAATAATAGAGGTGACTCGGTCCCTAAAGTAACTAATTCCCTAATTCCCTCCAAACCAAGGGGGCCCTTACCCAAATAGCCTTTTATATTCCCATCTCAGTTTGCCTCACAATGGTAAAATACGGCGTCTTGTTTTTATAGGAGCTATAGAAAAATCAGGAAGCCTCCTAAATCACTtgatagctttttgatggagagAAGGGCACAGAGGTGCTCCAGGATTCCCCCAATCCCCAGGTTCCTTATTAGGGGGTAGTTGGGTTCCTGATTAGCCTTACCTCCCTGACCCCATAGACTCAAGCTCCCTTTTCCTACCTCAGTTGGGGGTACTATCCTCCATGgtgcttccctttccctccttgaTGTGGGGAAGACCATGGCGCAGTGCCTGgctcagcccccacctcccccagaTGTTGGCTTCTTGCTCCAAGGAGAGCATTGGCCCACCTGCCAGAGACTTGCCTGTTGCCCAAAAGAGCCTGGTCTTTCGGGCTGAGTGGGATCAAGTGCCTTCTCTGACTCTCATTGTAGGTGATGCTAATCTCCTCCTCAACCAGAACTTTTTCCCCACCACTAACCCCTTCTAACTCTCCCCACTCTGATTCTCCTGCCCAAAGTCGGTTCCCTGGTTTCCCAGACAGCATGAAGGAAGATATACCCCTCCCCTGGGCAGCAAGGCTATGATGGGTGGGAGGAAGAACATGGGAGCATGTGAATAAAATGGCATTGAACACTGAATCAGGGAGTCTGGCCTCTGTTGTTGCTGCTCTTTTCTTTTACaccccaaaacaaagaattagcCATACTGACAAGTCCTCTGTCCACTAAAGACCTGATAAGGGTTCCCTTAACAGATTGGGCTGCTGTAGGAACTATACACACATAGCCAGAGCAAGAGCTGTTCGGTCTTCCCTCATGAATGTGGAGTTAACCCTTTAGTAAGCACAAGTGTTCCAGACGCTGTGCTGGGAAGTTCATGTACAGTATTTCATTTAATGCAACAACCCTACAGGAGTGGTATTAACCTTATTTTGTAGATGGGGACTCCGACACTCAACAaggttaattaacttgctcaGGTCGTAAACAAGCAAATGTGATTCTCAAGGATTCCAAAGCGCTTGGTTTTACAGGCCATGCTGTGTTCTTGTACTTTATTTGGGAAGAACAGGACCCAGGCATTCAGCTTCCCAGctgctgccacctgtcagctAAAGGCCTGATTGAGATCTCTCTGTCCTCCAGAGACTAGATAACAGTTGGAAGAGCTACCTAGGACAGGAAAGACATGGATAGGGGCTGACCCAGAGTTAGGGAGTCACTGCCCAGGAAGGAAAGAGCACAAGGGAGTGGTGACTAGAGATGGGACATTTAGAGGCCTAGGGTCTATAGTCCATGCCTCTGCTGTAGTACCTGCAGTCTAGTGAGCCGACATTTGGTTCAGGTCTTAGGCCTCTTGGAGGGTGACATTAGCAAGGAATGAAAGTCTGAGGGGGCCATGTCTAAGATTGTGTCTCTGGGTGACTGGTCAATGTTTAAGGTGCTATTTAAGGCTGAGGAGGTGGTATCCAAGGTTGTTCCTGTGGGTGAATAGTCAGTGCCTGTAGCTGAGGGAGCGGTGTCCCCACCTGATGGGGTGGTATCTGGGGTCTGAGGATTACAGTGCATCCAGTTGTGGGCTGTATCTCTGGGATAGCCTTTCTCTACTAGAAGCTGCCGATTGAGACGCCAGTACTGTTTGCCCTTGAAGAAGTAGACGCTGCCATCCTGCCAACTCATAGCAGCTGAGGGCTGCTCTGGCACTCCTGTAAATAACTTCTTGATTGGTTTGGGGTAGTGGCTGAAGTCAGTTCGGGCCAGCTCATCCCACTGCCAGTACCCGGAGCCCTAGGTGTGGAATAGATAGGGAGAAGAGGATGAGGAGAGAGTTTAGGGACCCCAGAGACCTATCCTCAGCCCACTGCAGCTGCAAATCTCCCTTCAAGAGCAAGTCTTGGCTTTTTGGTGTGAGGTAGCCTGCCCCTCCTAAGAAGGGATTTGCCCTTGCTATGAACTTCATACCTTAAAGAGGAACACCTTTTGGTTGACAGGCCAATAGAGAGCTGCATCCAGGTTGGGTTCTACCCTCTTCAGCTTTTTGGGGAAGCCAGGAGACATCTTGAAATTAATGTAGCGCCACACCTTATCTCCTGAGAACATGTAAAGAAAGAACAGATTCCTCCATTCCACCCTTGCAGAAACTTCTCATCTCTCCTTCACTTTTATAGCTTCTTTGATGGTAGGTCCTCCTCGGGTTAGACACTGTACACTAGTCCCCTTACCCTTAAAGAAGTGAATCCATTGTGTTCGAGGAGAGTAGACGGCAGCATCCAGGTTTCCTGGAAGCCCCTCCCAAAGAGCAGACACTTGGAACAAGGGACCCAGCCCTGAATCTGTCACAGTCCACACATAGCTCCCCTTGAAGGCATAGGTCTTCCCGCGGGGTCCTGAGAGCAAAGGTATGTCAACAAGTTCAAAAGACAAGGGTCAAATAAAGACTTGTAGATATCTCAGGCAGGCTGATAATTTGCCCTCCTTTCACAGGCTGATTCCTCAAAAATTCGGTCAAGAAAATTAAGGGTGCAGAGAAGGAGGACCAGTGTTCAGCCTCTCCTTTGTTGTTCAGGTTAATTCAGCACTGGTACactcaacaaaacaaaagccctgcAGATAGCTGCTTCCCCTTTGAGGACCTCCCTTTCTACTCCAAGTGGCTTCCAAGTTGTCCATCCAAGCAATATCCCTCTCTAATAGACATTCCAGTTAATATAGTTTTCTCCATCTTGCTGTATTTTCAGATGTGTTTTAGTGGCCCTTATAGGGTAGCAACGAAGGTCAATGCCTGCCTGGCCCATCTTCAATTTGGCTCTGAACCCCCCCTCCCCATGCCACGTGCCTCCTTCCATAATACTAACTCCTGCTTAGTGTCTAGCCTCCACTACTCATGCTGAGGTCCCATGTCATTCCCATTTGTCCAAGTCTCAAGGTTAACAGGCTGCTCCCACTGCTTGCCTACAGCCTGGAGGGGAAGGGCCTCACCCAGCATTATGGCATCCAGTTCAACACTGCAGGGATCGGGCATGGGACTGGGTTCTCTGGGCACTTGGGGTATAGAGGGGAGTTCCGTCTCCTCTTCTTCatcatttatttctgggatcttcTTGCCTGCAAGAAAAGAGAGAACTCACAGCAGCTGATCTCTCCACTCATCTGTAAGTTTGGCTCAGAGGTCCCATagagaggggaaaagggaatCCTATAGAGTTTTCCTTGGTGGGAGGCACGATCATATTGCTATCAGCAGGAGACATGTTTTAGTCTTGAGAGGCACCAGAAATGGGGAGGGAGGTTTGCTGGAATCTTCATTCTTATCCCCAAGAATGGGTGTGAAGGGAGAGATGCCCTGAAGGAAAATTAGACATGGAAATGTCAGAAAAACAGCTCCTGAATGTAGAAGCCGGAATAACtaggcaggaggaagagaaaatagcCAAGCCATTTCCCTCCACAGAGGTTAGACCTGCCTCTTTCAGCCTGAAGAGATGCTGGTCAGACTGACCCTCATGATCACTAGGGGAAAGGACTGACCATAGAGAGCCTGGATCCCTGCCACATCATCCGGGTGCAGCTTGAAGTGGGGCCGGTAGCCAGTGTAGACAGGGGCCATGAGGGCCTGGGTATATCGGGAGTGCCCCAGCCCCAGGGCGTGGCCCAGTTCATGGGCTGCAATGATGCGCAGGTTTACCCCCTGGTAGGTTCCCTCAGTCCAAAGCTCATCTTCATCAAAGTGCACGCTGCCCAGCTCTGGAATGTCGGCATGTGCCAGGACTCTCCCTGGACAAAAAAGCAAAGGTAGACAGACAGGAAGGAGGTCAGAGTCTCCTAGTCTGGAGCTCTCCTGCCTGTTATAAATTCCAATTACTCCTTTCCCTTAAAATACCCCATCTATATTCACTGTCTCTCTTGGATgactctctttttcctttcagatTCCCCTGTCATCACCCAGTTCTCCCAGGGATGCCCATTACTCTGTCACTTTACCTCCCAAACACTCTCTCTGCTCTGGCCCAGTCCTCTCTGGAGTATGCACTGAGCAGGGGAACTTAAGCCAAGGAAGAAGGTATAACCTTCAAAGAGGAAGATTGGTAAATTCCCAGGGAGGTGACCAACTGCTCCCCAAGGGAATGTTAGAAGATGGTTGAGAGTGTAGGGTGGAGTTGGGCATAGGGAACATTAAGGTTACAGAGACCCTGGCTCAAGGGGACAGAGATAATCTCAGAGGTCTGTTTGGTAGGAGCCAAGAGCTGGTGCCTACCACGCCCATCAAAGGTATTGGAGCAGTACGGGCTTTGGCGACCATGGAAGGAAAGGCGAATGTCAGCCCAGCCAGCCTGCACCTCCCGGAAGGTCAGGGGGGCCACTTTGCTCCAGTACTGGAAGGCCTGAAGCAGGGCTGCCCGGGCTGTGTGAGGTGGAAGGGTGGAGGGCAGGTTCGAGATGCGGAAGGTCAGGTGCTTCTTTCTCCAGCGGCCTGGTTATTGGACCAGAAAATAGGTTAGAAATATAGATCCTTCTGCCAACTCCAGAGAGCTCCCCTGAGTTTGTGCATTCACCCAGCAAAGCTATGTAACAACCCCTGCAGCCAAGGGATGATCAGGTAATCACCAGGTGATCATTCAGCAACGTGCTAATACAGACTGTCCCGATTCCATGCCACCCATGCCtatcccttcctctccctggctCAGTCCTTACCCAGGAGTCGGTATTTAAGGGTCTTCTGGTTGAAGGGATCCTCCAGGCCACAACGGGGCTGCCTCATGCGGGCCCTTGTGGCATCATCCAGTTGACCTGAGACTGGCAACTCAGATGCTTCCTGAAAAGctctgaaaagaaagagaaggacagTTTCAGCAAGGCAGGGGAATCTGGAATGACGGGGAACTAGGGATGGCTCTTTGGCTCCCTGCTGCCCAAGGCTTTAGCTGAGAAGGCACAGAATCTCTGAAGCTGATGGAGTTACTTCAGCACCCAGTCCTCATAATTTggactttctcttctgttctgcAGAAATGGCAATATTCCAACTTCACCTCCCCATCTTCAGTCTTATTCGAGTAAGTTTCCCTCAGGTGTAGCCTTCTTCCCCCACTGTAATCTAACCTTCTGCTCTGGGAAGTATCCTGCCCCCTGCTTTGGAGACTCTCCTACCCGAGGGCCTGTCCTCCCTCAGCCTTCTGCCCTCCTGCCTGGGCCTCCACCCAGCCCAGCGTGCTCTGAAGCA contains:
- the MMP19 gene encoding matrix metalloproteinase-19 isoform X3 translates to MRQPRCGLEDPFNQKTLKYRLLGRWRKKHLTFRISNLPSTLPPHTARAALLQAFQYWSKVAPLTFREVQAGWADIRLSFHGRQSPYCSNTFDGRGRVLAHADIPELGSVHFDEDELWTEGTYQGVNLRIIAAHELGHALGLGHSRYTQALMAPVYTGYRPHFKLHPDDVAGIQALYGKKIPEINDEEEETELPSIPQVPREPSPMPDPCSVELDAIMLGPRGKTYAFKGSYVWTVTDSGLGPLFQVSALWEGLPGNLDAAVYSPRTQWIHFFKGDKVWRYINFKMSPGFPKKLKRVEPNLDAALYWPVNQKVFLFKGSGYWQWDELARTDFSHYPKPIKKLFTGVPEQPSAAMSWQDGSVYFFKGKQYWRLNRQLLVEKGYPRDTAHNWMHCNPQTPDTTPSGGDTAPSATGTDYSPTGTTLDTTSSALNSTLNIDQSPRDTILDMAPSDFHSLLMSPSKRPKT
- the LOC117028386 gene encoding transmembrane protein 198 isoform X2, translated to MEEALLPLAMTSDPRPFNQQLPEPPDPRCVLEPQDNPELAPALVCALCCCFGIIYCCFGYRCFKAVMFLSGLLSGALVIFLLCHKERVLETQLSLEVSAGIALGIGLLCGLVTMLVRSVGLFLTGLLLGLTLGAGALLSTEPIYQPPSAWVPAGGLVGLALLGALLTLQWPRPFTVLGTALLGAAVLVACADYFLEGLALGSRLGQRLQALPALPPLCWYSWVLLGTWPALGALGALAQWKLMDEEHGGHANVVLSHQRRHLQLLRIRQQEAKWHRTSPGVGLCEGSYRRQLSPNARNPADGLAPSYLQSLREHQLGSGSQATAPHTVLDLDSDCGSTVPLTTPFGSTQT
- the MMP19 gene encoding matrix metalloproteinase-19 isoform X2 is translated as MNWQPLWLGFLLPMTVSGRALGPAEKEAAVDYLLQYGYLQKPLEGPDDFRPEDITEALRAFQEASELPVSGQLDDATRARMRQPRCGLEDPFNQKTLKYRLLGRVLAHADIPELGSVHFDEDELWTEGTYQGVNLRIIAAHELGHALGLGHSRYTQALMAPVYTGYRPHFKLHPDDVAGIQALYGKKIPEINDEEEETELPSIPQVPREPSPMPDPCSVELDAIMLGPRGKTYAFKGSYVWTVTDSGLGPLFQVSALWEGLPGNLDAAVYSPRTQWIHFFKGDKVWRYINFKMSPGFPKKLKRVEPNLDAALYWPVNQKVFLFKGSGYWQWDELARTDFSHYPKPIKKLFTGVPEQPSAAMSWQDGSVYFFKGKQYWRLNRQLLVEKGYPRDTAHNWMHCNPQTPDTTPSGGDTAPSATGTDYSPTGTTLDTTSSALNSTLNIDQSPRDTILDMAPSDFHSLLMSPSKRPKT
- the MMP19 gene encoding matrix metalloproteinase-19 isoform X1, with protein sequence MNWQPLWLGFLLPMTVSGRALGPAEKEAAVDYLLQYGYLQKPLEGPDDFRPEDITEALRAFQEASELPVSGQLDDATRARMRQPRCGLEDPFNQKTLKYRLLGRWRKKHLTFRISNLPSTLPPHTARAALLQAFQYWSKVAPLTFREVQAGWADIRLSFHGRQSPYCSNTFDGRGRVLAHADIPELGSVHFDEDELWTEGTYQGVNLRIIAAHELGHALGLGHSRYTQALMAPVYTGYRPHFKLHPDDVAGIQALYGKKIPEINDEEEETELPSIPQVPREPSPMPDPCSVELDAIMLGPRGKTYAFKGSYVWTVTDSGLGPLFQVSALWEGLPGNLDAAVYSPRTQWIHFFKGDKVWRYINFKMSPGFPKKLKRVEPNLDAALYWPVNQKVFLFKGSGYWQWDELARTDFSHYPKPIKKLFTGVPEQPSAAMSWQDGSVYFFKGKQYWRLNRQLLVEKGYPRDTAHNWMHCNPQTPDTTPSGGDTAPSATGTDYSPTGTTLDTTSSALNSTLNIDQSPRDTILDMAPSDFHSLLMSPSKRPKT
- the LOC117028386 gene encoding transmembrane protein 198 isoform X1, which gives rise to MEEALLPLAMTSDPRPFNQQLPEPPDPRCVLEPQDNPELAPALVCALCCCFGIIYCCFGYRCFKAVMFLSGLLSGALVIFLLCHKERVLETQLSLEVSAGIALGIGLLCGLVTMLVRSVGLFLTGLLLGLTLGAGALLSTEPIYQPPSAWVPAGGLVGLALLGALLTLQWPRPFTVLGTALLGAAVLVACADYFLEGLALGSRLGQRLQALPALPPLCWYSWVLLGTWPALGALGALAQWKLMDEEHGGHANVVVLSHQRRHLQLLRIRQQEAKWHRTSPGVGLCEGSYRRQLSPNARNPADGLAPSYLQSLREHQLGSGSQATAPHTVLDLDSDCGSTVPLTTPFGSTQT